The Ensifer adhaerens genome contains a region encoding:
- a CDS encoding sugar phosphate isomerase/epimerase — protein sequence MQTLLVFQSLWAMERRHPDGFERSLEENIADIVEAGFDGISAHYTNRNDVIRLNDAIRGSGLKIEGVCFPRTVEDLSLTLELAAEFPVSHIDLQADIRPRRVEDCLPLLDGWMRLAEGAGVPVYIETHRHRITSDLLFTLDLLDRRPDLPLLADLSHYLVGREFAFPVEAESHAQIRRILDNAKAFHGRIGSCQQIQIEMSFPQHRPWVDLFRGWWGYGFRNWRDRAAEDAELVITCELGPRPYAITDRYGNDTTDRWAEALLLRQMVRDLWVESAEAYRDEPQGARA from the coding sequence ATGCAGACACTGCTTGTCTTTCAGTCGCTTTGGGCGATGGAGCGTCGGCATCCGGACGGCTTTGAGCGCAGCCTCGAAGAAAACATCGCCGATATCGTCGAGGCGGGGTTCGACGGCATCAGCGCACACTATACCAACCGAAATGACGTTATCCGTCTCAACGACGCGATCCGGGGCAGTGGATTGAAGATCGAGGGCGTCTGTTTTCCTCGGACTGTTGAAGACCTCAGCCTGACACTAGAGCTGGCCGCAGAGTTTCCGGTCAGCCATATCGACCTGCAGGCGGATATCCGTCCGCGTCGGGTCGAGGATTGTCTGCCGCTTCTTGACGGCTGGATGCGGCTTGCCGAGGGCGCCGGCGTGCCCGTCTATATCGAAACCCATCGCCACCGGATCACCAGCGATCTGCTGTTCACGCTCGACCTGCTCGACCGGCGGCCGGACCTGCCGCTGCTTGCCGATCTCTCGCACTATCTCGTCGGCCGCGAGTTCGCCTTTCCGGTCGAAGCGGAAAGCCACGCGCAGATCCGGCGTATCCTCGACAACGCCAAGGCCTTTCACGGCCGCATCGGCTCGTGCCAACAGATCCAGATCGAGATGTCCTTTCCGCAGCATCGACCCTGGGTCGACCTCTTCCGCGGCTGGTGGGGTTATGGCTTCCGGAACTGGCGCGACCGCGCCGCTGAAGATGCCGAACTGGTCATCACCTGCGAACTCGGCCCCAGGCCCTATGCGATCACGGATCGGTACGGCAACGACACGACGGACCGGTGGGCCGAGGCGCTCCTGCTTCGGCAGATGGTGCGGGACCTTTGGGTCGAGAGCGCGGAGGCCTACCGCGACGAACCGCAGGGTGCGCGCGCCTGA